The Acidobacteriota bacterium genomic sequence GCGCCCAGGTCGGCGGGCAGCGGGCTCGTGAACTCGAGCCCGTGGCCTCCCGTCGGATGCGTGAACTTCAGCCGGGTCGCGTGCAGGAACGGCCGCGCCAGCGTCGCGATCGCCTTGAGGTGCGGCGGCAGGCGCCGGCGCACGCCGCCGTAGAGCGCGTCGCCGACCACCGGGTGCCCGATGCTGCTGAGGTGCACGCGAATCTGGTGCGTCCTGCCCGTCGCAATGGCGACGTGCGCCAGCGTGACCCCCGGCAGGTGTTCGGCGCGCGTGATCCGCGTCACCGCCGTCCGGGCCCGCCGCGCGCGGGTCGACATGCGCTGCCGGTGCACCGGGTCGCGTCCGATGGGTTCTTCGATGCGCCGCCCGGCCTGCACGACGCCCCAGACGAGCGTCACGTACTCCTTTTCCACCTCGCGGTCGTGAAACTGGCGGGCGAGCGCGTCGTGCGCCCGATCGTGCTTGGCCACGACCATGACGCCCGAGGTACCCCGGTCGAGCCGGTGGACGATGCCCGGCCTGATCTCGCCGCCGATGCCGCTCAGCCCGCGCACGTGGTGGAGCAGAGCGTTCACCAGCGTGCCATCGCCGTGGCCGGCGCCGGGGTGCACCACCATGCCCGCCGGCTTGTCGACGACGACGAGGTCGGCGTCCTCGTAGAGGATGTCGAGCGGCAGGTCCTGCGGGGCGGGCGTGGCCGCGACGGGCTCGGGCACGAGCACCGCGATGATCGCCCCGGCGTCGACGGGGGTGCTCGGACGAGTCGTCACTTCCCCGTCGACGAGCACGCGTCCCTCGCGGGCGAGGCGCTGGAGCTGCGATCGCGAGCGCCCTTCGACGAGCGCGGCGAGCACGTGATCGAGGCGCTGCCCCTGGTGCTCGTTGCCGGCCTCGACCACGATCGTCTGGCCCTCGTCGTCCTCGGGGTCGATCGGACCGGCGGGGGCATCCAGAGCGGCCGTCATCACCCCCGCCTGCCGGCCTTCTTCGCCTGTCGCACCTTCTCCTCTGTTGCCGCGTCGGCCGGGCGGCGCGAGAGCCGCACCAGCATCACGATGGCGACGGGGACGAGCAGGACCGAGATGAACTGCGACGTCGACATCAGGTTGAAGACCTCGCCGCGCGGATCGCCGCGGTAGATCTCGAGCACGTAGCGCGTGATGGAGTAGACGAGGACGTACCCCCAGAACGTGCGGCCGGGGAACGGCCGGCCCTTGCGTTCGAGCCACAGCAGAAGGCCGAGGATGACCAGCTCAGCCCCGGCTTCGTAGAGCTGGACCGGGTGCAGCGGGACACCGAGCGGCGTGCCGACGTTGGCGGCCGCGAGCGGGCTGGTGAAGGTGACCGCCCAGGCGACGTCGGTGGGCCGGCCGTAGCAGCACCCCGCGAAGAAGCACCCCAGCCGGCCGATCACGTGACCGAGCGCGATGCCCGGCGCGAACACGTCGCTCGTCGTCCAGAGGGGCAGACGGTGCCGCCGCATGTGCCAGAAGGCCACGGCGACGGCGAGGATGAGCCCGCCGTAGAACACGCCGCCCGAGCGGAAGAGTGAGAAGAGCTCGCCGGGGTGCTGCGAGAAGTACTCGAAGTCGACGACGAGCAGCAGGAGCTTCGCGCCGACGAGCGCGGCGATGATGACGTAGATGCCGAGGTCCATCACCCGCGTCGCGTCGAGGCCGCGCGCGCGGGCCCGCACGAGCGCGAGCTGCAGGCCGGCCAGGTAGGCGGCGGCGAGCAGCACGCCGTAGGTGTAGACGGAGATCGGGCCGAGTTCAGCGAGCAGTGGGTGCATGCCGTGCCGTCAGGAGCATGTCGAGGATGAGCGCCGCCGCGCCGACGGTGATCGCCGCGTCGGCGACGTTGAACGCCCAGAAATGCCAGCCGCGCCAGTACGCGTCGACGAAGTCGACGACGTAGCCGAGGCGGGCGCGATCGATCAGGTTGCCGACGGCGCCGCCGAGGACGAGGCCGAGGCCGACGCGCGAGAGGCGCGTGTCGGCGCCGAAGCGCTCGGCGTAGACGGCGATCGCCACGAGCGCCAGCAGCGCCACGAGCGTGATGACCGCCGGCTTGTACGGGAAGTCGACGGCGTTGAACAAGCCGAACGCCGCGCCCGTGTTTCGGACGTGCGTGAAGTTCAGGAAGCCGGGAATGACGGGCAGGCTGTCGTAGAGCGGCAGCGTCCGCACCAGGATCGCCTTCGTGACCTGGTCGGCGGCCGCGATCACCACGAGCAGCACGAATTCGAGCCGCCGGACGACCGTCGGCAGGACCATCGGCATCAGCGGCCCCGCCCGGCAGAGGCGGTCATCGGTCGCTCGCTCCCGCCAGCTCGCCGACCGCATCGACGCAGCGTCCGCACAGGCCCGCGTACGCCTCGCCGCGCGCCACGTCGTCCACGTACCGCCAGCAGCGGACGCACTTGGTCCCTTCGACGCGCGACACGCCGACGTCGAGCGTGGCGTGCGGGTCGTGGTGTGCGCGCACCGTCACTTTCGAGACGATGAAGAGCATCGGCAGGTCGGCCGCGTGGCGCACGAGGAAGGCCAGTTCCTCGCCCGGGGCTGCGAGCGTGACGTGCGCCTCGAGCGGTGTGCCGACGATCTTCTGCTGGCGCATCGTCTCGATCGACGCATTGACCGTGTCACGCAGGCGGATGAGCCTCCCCCAGCGTGTGTCGAGCGCCTCGTCGACGGGCATCTCGACGTCGTCCGGGAAGTCGGCGAGGTGCACCGAGTCTTCGCGACGGCCGGGCAGCGCACGCCACAGCTCGTCGGCCGTGACGGGCAGGATGGGCGCGATCAGGCGCACGAGGCCGTCGGCAATCCGGAACATCGCCGTCTGCGCCGAGCGACGCCCCGCCGACGTCGCGCCCCAGGTGTAGAGCCGGTCCTTCGAGACGTCGAAGTAGAAGGCGCTCAGGTCGACCGTGGCGAGCGCGTTCACCGCCTGGAAGATGGCGGGGAAGTCGTAGGTGTCGTACGCGCGCCGCACGCGCTGCGCCGTCTGCGCGTAGCGCGAGAGCGCGTAGCGGTCGACCTCGAGCATGTCGGCGAGCGCCAGCGCGTCGGCGGCCGGGTCGAAGTCGTACAGGTTCGCCGCGAGGTAGCGCAGCGTATTGCGCAGCTTGCGGTAGGCCTCGACGCACCGCGCGAGGATCTCCTTGCCGATCCGGACCTCCTCGCGATAGTCGACCATCGCCACCCAGAGGCGGAGGATCTCGGCGCCGCTCTGCTCGATGATCTGCTGGGGCGGGATGTCGTTGCCGAGCGACTTCGACATCTTCTTACCCTCTTCGTTCACCACGAAGCCGTGCGTGATCACCTCGCGGTACGGCGCCCGGCCCCGCGTGCCGAGCCCGACGAGCAGCGAGCTGTGGAACCAGCCGCGGTACTGGTCGCTGCCCTCGAGGTACATGTCGGCCGGCCACGAGAGTTCGGGTCGCACCGGCAGCACGCCCTCGTGGCTCGCGCCCGAATCGAACCACACGTCGAGGATGTTCTGCTCGCGCTCGAACGACGTCCCGCCGCACGCTGGGCACACGAGCCCCTCGGGCAGGAACTCCTCGACGGGCCGCTCGTACCACGCGTCGGCGCCGTGGCGCTCGAAGACGTGCGCCGCGCGCTCGACGAGCGCCGTCGTGAGCAGCGGCTCCTGGCACGACGCGCAGGCCATGGCCGGGATGGGCACGCCCCACGACCGCTGGCGCGAGATGCACCAGTCGGGCCGGTGCGCGATCATGTTGTGGATCCGCTCCTCGCCCCACGTCGGCAGCCACTTCACGCTGCGGATCGCCTCGAGCGCCCGGGCCCGCAGGTCGGCGCGGTCCATCGCGATGAACCACTGCGACGTGGCCAGGAAGATCACGGGGTGGTGGCAGCGCCAGCAGTGCGGGTACTGGTGGTCGTAGTCTGCCCGGTGCCACAACCGCCCGCGTTCCGCGAGCGCCGCCTCGACCTTCGGGTTCGCCTCGAAGACCTGCAGCCCCGCGAAGAGCCCCACGTCGTCGAGGAACCGCCCGGCCGGATCGAGCGGCGCGTAGATGTCGAGCCCGTAGCGCAGGCCCGAGTGGTAGTCGTCGGCGCCGTGGCCGGGCGCGGTGTGCACGGCGCCCGTGCCCTGCTCGAGCGTGACGTAGTCGGCGACGATGCCGAGCGACGCGCGGTCGTAGAGCGGATGACGGAAGCGCACGTGCTCGAAGGCACCGCCCTTGGCCGTCGCCACCGGCGCGCCGAGCGGCTGGCCGATGGCCGCCGCCACGGCGCTCGCGAGCCCCTCGGCGACGACGAGGAGGCGGCCGGCGACGTCGTAGAAGCCGTAGTCGAAGTCCGGGTGGAACGCAATCGCCAGGTTCGACGGGATCGTCCAGGGCGTCGTCGTCCAGATGAGCGTCGACACGTCGCGGCCCGCGGTGGTCGGGACGCGCTCGGCCAGCGTGCCCGCGCTCTCGGAATCGAGCGGGAACTCGACGTAGATCGAGGGCGAGGTGTGCGCCTCGTACTCGACCTCGGCCTCGGCGAGCGCCGTGCGGCAGTGCAGGCACCAGTGAACCGGCTTCTTGCCCTTGTAGACAAGCCCCTGCTCGACGAACCGGCCGAGCGCGCGCACGATGGCGGCCTGGTAGTCGTAGCTCATCGTGAGATACGGCTGGTCCCACGCGCCCAGGATGCCGAGCCGGGCGAAGTCGTCGCGCTGGACGGCGACGTAGCGCTCGGCGTACGCGCGGCAGGCGCGGCGGAAGTCGGCCGTGCTCATGTCGCGCTTCTTCGACCCGAGCTCGCGGTCGACCTTGAGCTCGATGGGCAGGCCGTGGCAATCCCAGCCCGGCACGTACGGTGAGTCGAAGCCCGCCATCGTCTTCGACTTGACGACGAAGTCCTTGAGGACCTTGTTCAAGGCGTGGCCGATGTGGATGTGCCCGTTTGCGTAGGGCGGGCCGTCGTGCAGCACGTACTTCGGCCGGCCCGCGGACTTTTCACGGATGCGGTCGTAGAGCCGCTCGGCTTCCCAGCGGGCGATGACCTGCGGCTCGGTCGTCTGCAGGTTCGCCTTCATGGGAAAGCTGGTGCGCGGGAGGTTGACGGTGTCTTTCCAGTCGGGCATGGCGGGTCGTCTGGCCGGGCGACAGCTCGGGTAAGCCTTCTATTGTAGTGCACGCGGGGGACAGGCCACAGGCTTCGGGCTACAGGCTACCGGGCGGCGCTACAGGCTGCGTATCCGTGGGGCCGGGCCGAGATCACCGTAGCGCCGGGGCTTCAGCCCCGGCGGAGGGGCCCCCGCGATAGAATCGCCCCGCGATGGACATCCGCCTGCTCACCACGCTCGACGACTTCCGGCGTGTCGTCGCGCTCGAACAGGAGGTCTGGGGCCTCACCGGGGCCGAGGACGTCGTCACGGTGCCGGTGCTCGTAGCGTCGGTGCGCGTGGGCGCGTCGCTGCACGGGGCGTTCGACGAGGCGGGCGAGCTCGTGGGGTTCGCCTACGCGCTGCCGGGGTGGTTCGACGGCCGCCTCGTGATGTGGTCGCACGCGGCGGGCGTCCGGGCGGGCGTGCGGCGGAGCGGCATCGGCGTGGCGCTGAAGCGCGCGCAGCGCGAGTACGCGCTCTCGCGGGGCGTCGACCTGATCGTCTGGACCTTCGATCCGCTGATGGCGCAGAACGCCCACTTCAACTTCAACCGCCTCGGGGTTGTCGTGCACGAGTACGAGCGCGACGTGTACGGTACGTCGGCGAGCCCGCTGCATGCCGGCGCGCCGACCGATCGGTTCGTGGCGCGGTGGTGGCTGCGGGATCCGCGCGTCGAGGCGCGGCTGACGGCAATGTCGGAAGAGCCGACTCGCCGTGAGGCGACGTCCGGCGACTCTCCAGATCCGATGGCCTCGGCTTCGGCCGCTGCTGCCGCATTTGAGCCCGGGGCGGATGCGGTCTTCGTGAACGACGTCGTCGAGCGAGGCGGGTGGCTGGCGCCGAGCCAGGCCCGGCTCGACGCAGACGCCGGGCGGTTACGCGTCCTGATCCCGCCCGACTTCGATCGCATGCTGCGCGACGCGCCCGACCTCGCTCGCGAGTGGCGGCTGCACGCGCGCGACGTGTTCGAGACCTACTTCGCGCGCGGGTACCGTGCTGTCGGCTTCACCCGGACGGCCGACGGCGGTGGGGCGTACCATCTCGCCGCCGACGCAGGGACACGCGGCGGATCACGCGACGCGTAGCGGCCTTCCGTGGCGCGGTGGCTCAGCGTCCAGTCGTGCGGCGTCATGCCGCCCGACGTCTGCGTTGCGACCGGCATCAGATCGGACTAGACTGGACTAAGTCACGGCATGGATCGCTCATGAACATCGTCAACATCCACCAGGCCAAGACGCATCTCTCGCGGCTCGTCGACGAGGCCGCCCGCGGGCGCGAAATCGTGATCGCCCGCGCTGGCAGGCCCGTCGCCCGCCTGGTGCCGCTCGCTGCCAGCGCCCGCAAGAAGCGGCTCGGCCTCCTGAAAGGCCGCATCAGAATCTCGGCCGCCTTCGACGACCCGCTTCCCGACGACCTCCTGCGCCTTTTCGAGGGGCGGTGATGACCCGCGTCCTGCTCGATACGCACGTCCTGCTCTGGGCGCTCGCGGGCCACCGGCGCCTCCCCGCCGAGGCCCGTCGCCTGATGGACGAGCACGACGTCGTCGTCAGCGCCGCGTCGATCTGGGAGGTCGCCATCAAGGCCGGGCTCGGCAAGCTCCAGGTCGACCCGCTCGCCGTGCAGCAGGCCCTCGAGCCGAGCGGCTTCGACGAACTCCCAGTCACCACGGCACACGCCGCAGCGGTTGCCAATCTGCCGCCCTACCACCGCGATCCGTTCGACCGGCTGCTCGTCGCTCAGGCGCTTGCCGAGCACCTTGTCCTCGTCACGACCGACGACCAACTCGCGCCGTACGGCGACGTCGTCCGCCTGGTGTAAGGCCTCGCGCCGGAACCAGTCACGGCATTCGCACCCAACCGCACCCCGTCATTGCGGCTCGCCACCGGCGCCCCCTCGGTTGAATCTTCGTCGACGAGGACCTGGAACGCCGAGCGTTCGCCGTCC encodes the following:
- a CDS encoding RluA family pseudouridine synthase, which codes for MTAALDAPAGPIDPEDDEGQTIVVEAGNEHQGQRLDHVLAALVEGRSRSQLQRLAREGRVLVDGEVTTRPSTPVDAGAIIAVLVPEPVAATPAPQDLPLDILYEDADLVVVDKPAGMVVHPGAGHGDGTLVNALLHHVRGLSGIGGEIRPGIVHRLDRGTSGVMVVAKHDRAHDALARQFHDREVEKEYVTLVWGVVQAGRRIEEPIGRDPVHRQRMSTRARRARTAVTRITRAEHLPGVTLAHVAIATGRTHQIRVHLSSIGHPVVGDALYGGVRRRLPPHLKAIATLARPFLHATRLKFTHPTGGHGLEFTSPLPADLGAVVDGLRRAREEFHMG
- the lgt gene encoding prolipoprotein diacylglyceryl transferase, giving the protein MHPLLAELGPISVYTYGVLLAAAYLAGLQLALVRARARGLDATRVMDLGIYVIIAALVGAKLLLLVVDFEYFSQHPGELFSLFRSGGVFYGGLILAVAVAFWHMRRHRLPLWTTSDVFAPGIALGHVIGRLGCFFAGCCYGRPTDVAWAVTFTSPLAAANVGTPLGVPLHPVQLYEAGAELVILGLLLWLERKGRPFPGRTFWGYVLVYSITRYVLEIYRGDPRGEVFNLMSTSQFISVLLVPVAIVMLVRLSRRPADAATEEKVRQAKKAGRRG
- the lspA gene encoding signal peptidase II, whose translation is MVLPTVVRRLEFVLLVVIAAADQVTKAILVRTLPLYDSLPVIPGFLNFTHVRNTGAAFGLFNAVDFPYKPAVITLVALLALVAIAVYAERFGADTRLSRVGLGLVLGGAVGNLIDRARLGYVVDFVDAYWRGWHFWAFNVADAAITVGAAALILDMLLTARHAPTAR
- the ileS gene encoding isoleucine--tRNA ligase → MPDWKDTVNLPRTSFPMKANLQTTEPQVIARWEAERLYDRIREKSAGRPKYVLHDGPPYANGHIHIGHALNKVLKDFVVKSKTMAGFDSPYVPGWDCHGLPIELKVDRELGSKKRDMSTADFRRACRAYAERYVAVQRDDFARLGILGAWDQPYLTMSYDYQAAIVRALGRFVEQGLVYKGKKPVHWCLHCRTALAEAEVEYEAHTSPSIYVEFPLDSESAGTLAERVPTTAGRDVSTLIWTTTPWTIPSNLAIAFHPDFDYGFYDVAGRLLVVAEGLASAVAAAIGQPLGAPVATAKGGAFEHVRFRHPLYDRASLGIVADYVTLEQGTGAVHTAPGHGADDYHSGLRYGLDIYAPLDPAGRFLDDVGLFAGLQVFEANPKVEAALAERGRLWHRADYDHQYPHCWRCHHPVIFLATSQWFIAMDRADLRARALEAIRSVKWLPTWGEERIHNMIAHRPDWCISRQRSWGVPIPAMACASCQEPLLTTALVERAAHVFERHGADAWYERPVEEFLPEGLVCPACGGTSFEREQNILDVWFDSGASHEGVLPVRPELSWPADMYLEGSDQYRGWFHSSLLVGLGTRGRAPYREVITHGFVVNEEGKKMSKSLGNDIPPQQIIEQSGAEILRLWVAMVDYREEVRIGKEILARCVEAYRKLRNTLRYLAANLYDFDPAADALALADMLEVDRYALSRYAQTAQRVRRAYDTYDFPAIFQAVNALATVDLSAFYFDVSKDRLYTWGATSAGRRSAQTAMFRIADGLVRLIAPILPVTADELWRALPGRREDSVHLADFPDDVEMPVDEALDTRWGRLIRLRDTVNASIETMRQQKIVGTPLEAHVTLAAPGEELAFLVRHAADLPMLFIVSKVTVRAHHDPHATLDVGVSRVEGTKCVRCWRYVDDVARGEAYAGLCGRCVDAVGELAGASDR
- a CDS encoding GNAT family N-acetyltransferase translates to MDIRLLTTLDDFRRVVALEQEVWGLTGAEDVVTVPVLVASVRVGASLHGAFDEAGELVGFAYALPGWFDGRLVMWSHAAGVRAGVRRSGIGVALKRAQREYALSRGVDLIVWTFDPLMAQNAHFNFNRLGVVVHEYERDVYGTSASPLHAGAPTDRFVARWWLRDPRVEARLTAMSEEPTRREATSGDSPDPMASASAAAAAFEPGADAVFVNDVVERGGWLAPSQARLDADAGRLRVLIPPDFDRMLRDAPDLAREWRLHARDVFETYFARGYRAVGFTRTADGGGAYHLAADAGTRGGSRDA
- a CDS encoding type II toxin-antitoxin system prevent-host-death family antitoxin — encoded protein: MNIVNIHQAKTHLSRLVDEAARGREIVIARAGRPVARLVPLAASARKKRLGLLKGRIRISAAFDDPLPDDLLRLFEGR
- a CDS encoding type II toxin-antitoxin system VapC family toxin; protein product: MTRVLLDTHVLLWALAGHRRLPAEARRLMDEHDVVVSAASIWEVAIKAGLGKLQVDPLAVQQALEPSGFDELPVTTAHAAAVANLPPYHRDPFDRLLVAQALAEHLVLVTTDDQLAPYGDVVRLV